GTGGCAGGCTGTCTTTCTGACTGACTGGTTAGTGTGGTCAAGCCCcttttcttttcatatcaacACTGTACATCAATCATGTACACACCTTGGGATCTGGTCCTTGACAcgtccacctcccacccccacagccACTCGCCCTCTTCCTTCCTGTGGCTCTACAGTTTCTTGAGGAATGAAGGAGCACTTTACGCTTCCTGCTGAAGGGCCTTTGCATGTGCAGCAACCCCCACTCGAACGTTCTTCCTGGATACTGCTTGCACCAAGTCCTTTCCTCTTAACACTTGGCAAAAACACCAATTAGCAAACGTTCATTACACACTCAGGTCTGCCTCTACTTTTCCTGTCCTAACGGAGTATGATGAACGCCTCCTCCTGGAGCCCTGTGAGGGCTGAGTGCATTTGTTTGGCTGCCTGTACACTTCAATGAGATGACTTGATAAAATATGCTAAAGAAACAACATGGCAGGCGTCTTTCCCCCTAAACCTCCTGTTAGCCTAGGGGACAGCTGCATTCAGCACAGGCCCTTCCAGGGAGTGAGGCGGGTGGTGAGTCTTGAGCTGGAGACTGGCCCACTTACTTTGTTAGCATTGGAAGATATGGTGCTTGCCATGAGTCCTTCAAGGTAGCTGCTAAGGCTGACCCCCTTCACAGTGATGAGGGCTTCCTGGGTTAAGACAGTTCTGGCAAAACAACACACAGCTTTAGGAGTCATGTTTGGTTTGCAAAAAGCAATCCACCCAGAAACAAAGAGTCTCACTGTGAGTCCAGTGCCTGTCTTTACTTACTTCTCTGGGTCCTGAGGGTGTGGCTTGTAGGTGAGCCTCTCGTCCACTGAGACCATATTTGTAAATGAGATCTGCAGGTAGGAAGTCAAGCCGTTTTAGAAAGGAAGACTAGAGATTTCCAAACCAACACAACTTAAATCTTATTTGCTAAACGCACAGAACAAAACACTTAAGACAAACCATCCTGGTACTACTGGGTAACTAAACACATAGAACAAACCACTTAGAACAAACCATCCTGGTATTACTGAGTAACTAGAATttaattttcaatatttaaatttaaatttcaccAAACTTTTACCTGGAAAGGGAGGTGGCTCTGCGTGTGGGTAAAGAAATGTGTTTCctgtggtttgaacatgcttggcccatggaggtggcactattgggaggtgtggccttgctggaggaagtgtgtgtcactgtggggtgggctttgagaccttcctagAGGATAGTCTCTTCTGGATGTCTTTGAataaagatgcagaactctcagttccttcagcACACTGcaatgcttcctgctatgatagtggactgaacctctgaaactgtaagccagccccaattaaatatttgcctCTGTAAGAGTtacctttgtcatggtgtctctttagagcaatgaaatcctaagacacctgctgacctgagttctatccccataAATCCTGGGAAGGAGGGAAGCAACTTGCAtagcaagctgtcttctgactctTCACATAGTTTCCTGAGCATACCCACCCCTATACTCTAAttgtaaaaagaaaggaaaaggaaggaagaagggaaggaagaaagaaaggaagagaaaaaatgaaTTTAGGAAATATCTGCTACCATCATGCACAGTGCTGTGCTCactctcctgaatgctggcacCTAAAAAGGCAAGGCCATGTGGCAAGGAGGCTGCATAGGGTGAGGAGGGAGACCCTGGAGCATGCAGCGCCTTTCCtcatttttagtatttatttttaactttgtagtATGCTGGGCAGGTGCTCTGTTATACCCCcagcctttaaaaaaagaacgaaaagaaaaaaaggaggaagaaggaagaaggaggaggaggaggaggaagaagaagagggggaggaagaagaggatgaagaggaggaggaggatgacaaggagggggaggaagaggaggaagaagaggatgaagaggaggaggaggaggaagaagaagaagaggatgaggaggaggaggaggaagaggaggagaaggaggaggaagagaaggaagaggaagagggtgaggaggaggaggaagaagaagaagaggaggaggaggaagaggaggaggaggaggaggaggaggaggaggaggaggaggaggaggaggaggaagaggcccTTCTCTATGCTGCCCCAAGCAGCCCTGAATGCAATCTGGACTAGGGTGTCTTTGTCTGGGATCCCTGCTGAGCCTTTAAagcagctgggattacaggcataggCCACTGGGCCCAGCCAGATACTGCCTTCAACAGCTAgtatattcacacacattttATTGTAAGAAAAGAGAAGGCAGGAATTAAAACAGAAGGCAGGACTCACATTGGTGGACTTGAGCTCCATCGTCCTTCTTATTGGGTCAACTACAGAATGCTCTTGCACGTATGTTTTCGTTCTTGCTGCACCAATAAGCTGCAAGCAACACTCAGTTAGCAATCAGTTTCCAGCCAAGCATCTTTCACTTGAAGGCACAAATGTGATCATTACAATGAACCAAAACCTACTAGAGGCAACAGGGACTCACCCACAGAGGAACCCAAGATGGCCACACGCCCAACTGGAGAACCTTCCTCAGAGGCAACCAGTAACCAGCTCACTGATGGTATGACACTGTACTTGCCATGACGTGACACTATTTGCTGAGGTGTGACAGTGGGCCAGGAAAAAGTATGTCTGGAAGTCATAAGACCTGGGGAAGTAGGAACACTGCCCAGACCAGCCAGTGTCTCAGCCAGCCCAGAGAGAAGCCCTGTGCCCCTGTCATCCACATAAGCAGGAATCACAGCTGGGGCAGGGGACGGTACCTAGTACCCCTCTCTGGGTGTGTCCTAGAGGCCCGCCCTCCTCAGCTGTGGTGGAACGCAGGCTCTTCCCTACTGTGAACAGAGCAACCTTCGCTAGAGACAACTCGGAAACCTGGACTTACCCACCACAGTGGTTGTATCCTCACTGACTGGCATTCTGATTTCTCACTACCTCTCTCAGCTAACTAAAGCTTGGTCGTTTGTTATAGAAACAGAACTACTTCTAAATGCAGACACCATGGcctaaaagtgaaaaaaaaaaaccacagcaaACAGAACTCTTATCACTTAATGTGCACAACCTACAAGAGCCCAGTGTCACCCAACAATCAGGACCTGACCATTGTAAATCTCATCGTAGGCCTCAGGCTGCAGCAAAAACAGGACGAGATGTGACTCCTGCTCTAGAGCTGGCTTCCTGAAGGAAGTACATGGTCCCTTTAGGAAGACTGAATGGTATTTCTACTTCATCGCATGCTCCTACCTCCTCCTTTAGAATGCAATACCAGCCCAAGCAAAATTCACACATGGCATTTGAACGGAAACATGGTAGAGTTCGCTAGCACACTTACAGACTTCACAATGGAAGGCAGGCCCCACTCTGTGCTGAGCAGTCTGTGGCTGTGCAACTTTCCAGAGGGATCGACATGTCTGTCCAGCACATCAACACCAACCACGCTCGGGTTCATGGGGTTTGGGTATTTCTGCATTGCAGCTGTAGTAACTGTTTCCCATGGATGGCTGCAGACAAACCAAAAACTCAATGTGCAAAACTTTGGATGAGGTAAACCATTCTTATACCACGATGAGGTAAACCATTCTTATACCACAGCGAGTCATGCCTTATGATGTCGATAGGTTTTTTGTGTGGAAATAACTTTGAAGATGATGAGTGATGATGATTGTAAATGTCAACAGGCTTCAGTGATTTCCAGAACACAGAAGGTATGACACATCTGATATCTACGAAGCAAAGCACTTTACAGAGGCGCACTGTGATGACACTCTCACCCTTACCACTCTCCACTTccacaggagggaagaaaaaacaGCCCATGAAAATGCATTAAAGGAATTATGCTCATAGAAACAAGTGGGAAAATGCCAGCCTACCGCTTATTCCTGCATCTAACGCAACTGTCTAGCTTTAAGAAGTCAAGGGCCTGGGATAAGAATTAGGAAGGTCCCACCATCAATTTACAATTAGCATCTTCCTTACCAATATGGTAAATAACACAGCTCCTTTGGCCATTATCTGTTGTTTTTCCCATGTCTGGCTTCTGCTCTGCAAAGGTCGCTCAATAGGAAATGCAGAGGCCCCAATGATCTTTAGCCTGAGCACCTGCCCTCTGGGAGCAGACTGTGATTCTTCATCCAACCCATCTTGGATTTCTGGGGGACTTCTGAGACATGGCATATGTATGGTTGGTGCTCAAGTGTGTGTCACCTTTGAGCACCCCAGCAGTTGAGTGTACAGTATGTCCTAGGCACTGCTCTGGACAAGTCCGAGATAACTGCTGCCATCTCTGTCAGTGATCAGTGTTCCCATGTACAGGAATGAGATTGGACAGGCCAGTCAGCTGTGGCCAGGGTCTCCCAACTCCACTTTGGTGCTCTACAAAAGTCTGCCAAGGTCTTCTTCACATAGTTATGCTATGTTAATGCAGCTAAAACTAATTGCTGGGACACTAGTTATCATGGATGTGCCCTTGGTGAAGTTTGAGCTAGGTCAACGGTGATGTTTTCCTGTTGGCCTGAAGAGGAGAGATATGGAAAATCACACTGAAGCACAGCAGCCCCAGGCCGTTTATTAATTTtcagaagtgggggagggaggggggagagataAGCGCATGGAAGGCAGCTAACCATGCTTCCTGACTGGATGAGGGACCAAGAAGGGCCTCCTCTGATTTTCATTTTAGATAGTTGCCATGGTGACAAGAAGAGGCCTTGGCCTATATCACTGCCATTTGGGGGCTGTTTAGATTTATGAAACTTCCACTTACAGACCTGTGTTGACTGTGGAATAGGGCTTGAGATTAAATACAAATCAAGGCTCATTTACGCATTATGCAGAACTTGAAATCCATCCTCAGAAAGCAAGGACACACAGTACAGGAAGCAGTGGGGTGAGTCTACAGATATACCAACAGCTTTGGCATTGACTGGTTAGCCAAGGCTTATCAAGAAGGGAGTGCCCAAAAAACCCAAGATGGGTCGGATGAGGAATGGCCTGGGGCCCTGCCTAAGAGAGCAATGTTCTCAAGATGGAACCCTGAAAATGGTAGCAAGACATCAAGAGTGTGGTTCAGGAGGGGAGGGTGGAAGCCCAgtgtgcttctgtctctgtcactctgttttgagatgtggccttgctgtgcagtcctggctgccCAGCACACACTATGTACCTGTATGCTTAGGCTAGCCTGAAATTCacagcaattctcctgtctcaggctGCCAACTGTTATGGGCATGTAGCACCATCCTGGCTGACGTGATCCTGGTGCCAAAGTGTATGGGACTTTGATTGGGTGGCACAGCCTATCTGGCTCCTCCCAGGGTACAGCAGAATGCATTTGTGTATCTATGTTCTAGGTGACAGGTCCTGGGTTCCTCCCAGGGTACGACGGCATGCATTTGTGTATCTATCTTCTCGGAGACAGGTCCTGCGGCTTTCACGGGCTCTTAGAGGTCTGTGACAAAAAAGGGCCAAGAGCCTGGATGAAGAGTAAGACAGGAAGGCCAACAACCAACTTTCATTGAATACACACCCTGAAAGAGGAGGGATGGGTCCAAGGGCAGAGGAGTGGGGTGAGGAACCACGCTGAGGAACGAGTTCTGAGAATGGGACTTGTTGGAAACGACTCTGAAGCAAAGCCTTCAGATGCAGAGGAGGACTGGGGTCCAGAACCCCTTGTTCTATCAAAGG
This Rattus norvegicus strain BN/NHsdMcwi chromosome 3, GRCr8, whole genome shotgun sequence DNA region includes the following protein-coding sequences:
- the Prelid3b gene encoding PRELI domain containing protein 3B; its protein translation is MKIWTSEHVFDHPWETVTTAAMQKYPNPMNPSVVGVDVLDRHVDPSGKLHSHRLLSTEWGLPSIVKSLIGAARTKTYVQEHSVVDPIRRTMELKSTNISFTNMVSVDERLTYKPHPQDPEKTVLTQEALITVKGVSLSSYLEGLMASTISSNANKGREAMEWVIHKLNAEIEELAASARGSIRTPMAAAAALVDK